The following are from one region of the Staphylococcus schleiferi genome:
- a CDS encoding amino acid permease: MEEKNLSRTLQSRHITMIAIGGAIGTGLFVATGGVIAQAGPGGAILAYMIIGIMLYFLMSSIGEMATFYPVSGAFSSYATRFVDPSLGFTMGWLYWTIWSLVTSVDVIVASNVISYWDTFHFFSPLVWSLLFLTLLFLVNVFTVKAFGEAEFWLSLIKVITIIIFIILGILMIFGILGGHYYGLKNFTIGEAPFVGGISGFLSVLLIAGFSVGGTEVVAVTAGESDNPRESMPKAIKQVFWRILLFYVLSIAVISAILAYTDPTLLNESGSIAQSPFTIVFDKVGIAFAASVINAVILTSLLSAANSGVFTTSRMLYSLSQHGQAPQFLGKIHHRSKLPLNALFTTFIFIAIVTLYANYNPKSVIGLLNIIGALVTFVWGSSLIAQIRMRRAIKKQNKDIDQLLAYKAPFFPVGPIIVIAILLFLIFGSSAEAIVHFEVSKLLQSFLPIIVLIVVYFVHKAINKTKVIPLEEIDLSEHESYRES; encoded by the coding sequence ATGGAAGAAAAGAATTTGAGTAGAACCCTCCAATCAAGGCATATCACAATGATTGCCATTGGGGGTGCTATCGGAACAGGATTGTTTGTAGCAACCGGTGGCGTTATCGCACAAGCTGGCCCAGGTGGTGCCATACTCGCATACATGATTATAGGTATTATGTTGTACTTTTTAATGTCATCTATCGGGGAAATGGCTACATTTTATCCAGTGTCAGGTGCATTTAGTAGTTATGCAACACGTTTCGTTGATCCGTCACTTGGTTTCACGATGGGATGGCTTTATTGGACTATCTGGTCGTTGGTTACAAGTGTAGATGTCATCGTCGCATCTAATGTGATTAGTTATTGGGATACCTTTCATTTCTTCTCACCTCTTGTTTGGAGTCTGCTTTTTCTAACATTACTATTCTTAGTTAATGTATTCACTGTAAAAGCCTTTGGAGAAGCTGAGTTTTGGCTCTCATTAATCAAAGTCATTACAATTATTATTTTCATAATACTCGGTATTTTAATGATTTTTGGTATTCTAGGTGGGCATTACTATGGTCTTAAAAACTTTACGATTGGAGAAGCACCGTTCGTAGGCGGCATTTCAGGATTTTTAAGCGTGCTGTTAATTGCTGGATTTTCAGTTGGTGGTACTGAAGTTGTGGCGGTAACTGCAGGGGAATCTGATAATCCAAGAGAATCTATGCCTAAGGCGATTAAACAAGTGTTCTGGAGAATTTTACTGTTTTATGTATTATCCATCGCTGTTATTTCAGCCATTTTAGCTTATACTGATCCGACATTACTTAACGAGAGTGGATCCATTGCACAAAGCCCATTTACGATTGTATTCGACAAAGTAGGTATTGCATTTGCTGCTTCTGTTATTAATGCGGTCATTTTAACTTCATTACTTTCAGCAGCTAATTCTGGTGTCTTTACTACAAGTCGTATGCTTTATTCATTAAGTCAACATGGGCAAGCGCCTCAATTTTTAGGTAAAATTCATCATCGCTCAAAATTACCTTTAAATGCTTTATTTACAACTTTTATTTTTATTGCGATTGTTACGCTCTATGCCAATTACAATCCAAAAAGCGTCATTGGGTTGCTAAATATTATTGGTGCACTGGTCACATTTGTATGGGGCTCAAGTTTAATTGCACAAATCCGAATGAGACGTGCAATTAAGAAACAAAATAAAGATATTGATCAACTACTTGCGTATAAAGCACCGTTCTTCCCTGTGGGACCGATTATCGTTATTGCAATCTTGTTGTTCTTAATATTTGGTAGTTCAGCAGAAGCTATTGTTCATTTTGAAGTTTCTAAATTACTTCAAAGCTTTTTACCTATTATTGTGCTAATTGTTGTTTATTTCGTACACAAAGCAATCAATAAAACAAAAGTGATTCCTCTTGAAGAAATAGATTTAAGTGAACATGAGTCCTATCGCGAATCATAA
- a CDS encoding Cof-type HAD-IIB family hydrolase yields MKIELIVMDMDDTLMTSENHLSEKTKSYLLDLQNEGYKLALASGRPTEGMLPTAKELKMDQYGSYIMSYNGAQTTDLAADKVVSKKDIEKEEFDKIVDFCREHDLFVLTYDHGKIIYDGEHEYMNRESELTGLEMEKVDDLKSYIQKSVPKVMGVDFEENIEKITKQFGNEFNEAIDMTTSKPFFLEFMRKSVSKGAAIEALAERLDIDVNYIVAFGDSANDLEMFKTAGTAVAMDNASDEVKEQADMVTKSNDEDGIPYALEQLINK; encoded by the coding sequence ATGAAAATTGAATTAATTGTAATGGATATGGATGATACATTAATGACTTCTGAAAACCATCTTTCAGAAAAAACAAAATCTTATTTGCTTGATCTACAAAATGAAGGTTATAAACTTGCTTTAGCTTCAGGTCGTCCGACTGAAGGGATGTTACCGACAGCAAAAGAACTTAAAATGGATCAGTATGGCAGTTATATAATGAGCTATAACGGTGCTCAAACAACTGATTTAGCTGCTGATAAGGTTGTATCAAAAAAAGATATTGAGAAGGAAGAATTTGATAAAATTGTAGATTTTTGTCGAGAACATGATTTATTTGTTCTTACGTATGATCACGGCAAGATTATCTATGATGGTGAACATGAATACATGAATCGAGAATCTGAATTGACTGGTTTAGAAATGGAAAAAGTAGATGATTTGAAAAGTTACATTCAAAAATCAGTTCCGAAAGTAATGGGTGTTGACTTTGAAGAAAACATTGAAAAAATTACTAAACAATTCGGAAACGAATTTAATGAAGCTATCGACATGACTACAAGTAAACCATTTTTCCTAGAATTCATGAGAAAAAGCGTTTCAAAAGGTGCAGCCATTGAAGCGTTAGCGGAGCGATTGGATATTGATGTAAATTATATTGTAGCTTTTGGTGATAGCGCCAATGATTTAGAAATGTTTAAAACTGCTGGGACTGCAGTTGCAATGGATAATGCATCTGATGAAGTAAAAGAACAAGCAGATATGGTAACCAAAAGTAATGATGAAGATGGAATTCCATACGCGTTAGAACAACTTATAAACAAATAA
- the thrB gene encoding homoserine kinase has protein sequence MTKNNLSLKVPASTANLGCGFDSIGMALNKFLYIEAQIISGEKWRFVHEGPHLVGLPEDEGHYMYQIAQKVANKYQVTLPALEIRMFSDIPLARGLGSSASALVAALYIANYFGDIELSKYELLQLATNIEGHPDNVAPTIYGGLVVGYHNEETHVTSVAHIDVPDVDFIVTIPSYELATTTARKVLPETLTHKEAVKYSAISNTMISALIQHNYVLAGQMMEQDGLHEPFRQHLIQDFDQIKTIAHRYHAYATVLSGAGPTILTMVKKENSGPLVRALRKEVKSCHSELATVNTTGVVSDVIHHY, from the coding sequence ATGACAAAAAATAATTTGAGCTTAAAAGTTCCCGCATCGACAGCGAATCTGGGTTGTGGCTTTGATTCAATTGGTATGGCATTGAACAAGTTTTTATACATCGAGGCGCAAATCATTTCAGGTGAAAAATGGAGATTTGTTCATGAAGGCCCGCATTTGGTCGGTTTACCTGAAGATGAGGGGCATTATATGTATCAGATTGCTCAAAAAGTGGCCAATAAGTATCAAGTGACCTTACCTGCTTTAGAAATAAGAATGTTTAGTGACATTCCTCTAGCGCGAGGTCTTGGCTCTTCGGCATCTGCACTTGTTGCTGCTTTATACATCGCCAATTATTTTGGTGATATAGAGTTATCCAAGTACGAGCTTTTACAACTTGCCACTAATATTGAAGGTCATCCTGATAATGTCGCACCGACGATTTATGGCGGATTAGTAGTGGGCTATCATAATGAAGAAACACATGTCACAAGTGTTGCACATATTGATGTACCAGATGTTGATTTTATCGTTACAATACCAAGCTATGAGTTAGCGACAACAACAGCACGAAAAGTATTGCCAGAGACACTGACGCATAAAGAAGCGGTGAAATATAGCGCTATTAGCAATACCATGATAAGTGCGCTAATTCAGCATAATTATGTTCTCGCAGGTCAAATGATGGAACAAGATGGCTTGCACGAACCGTTTCGTCAACATCTTATTCAAGATTTTGATCAAATTAAAACAATTGCTCATCGTTATCATGCTTATGCCACTGTTTTATCAGGAGCGGGGCCAACCATTTTAACGATGGTAAAAAAAGAAAACAGCGGTCCGCTTGTGCGCGCATTACGCAAAGAAGTTAAAAGTTGTCATTCAGAGTTAGCAACTGTAAATACAACAGGTGTGGTGAGCGACGTCATTCATCATTATTAA
- the thrC gene encoding threonine synthase — MKLWKGLVEEYQSFLPVTDDTPKVTLNEGHTPLIYCDTISEMLGIELYVKYEGANPTGSFKDRGMVMAVTKAKEQGRKIVICASTGNTSASAAAYAARAGLKAIVVIPEGKIALGKLSQAVMYGAEIVSIEGNFDEALEIVKEVAQDGEIELVNSVNPYRIEGQKTGAFEIVDQLDGQAPDVLAIPVGNAGNITAYWKGFKTYHDANQSGLPQMFGFQAEGASPIVQNKVVKNPETIATAIRIGNPASWEKAVQAIDESQGLIDAVTDEEILEAYQLMTSKEGIFSEPASNASIAGLIKLHRQGRLKPGQRVVAVLTGNGLKDPDTAIGLLENPIQALPNNKESIIQYIKDALQ, encoded by the coding sequence ATGAAATTATGGAAAGGTCTTGTTGAAGAATATCAATCATTTTTACCAGTCACAGATGATACACCTAAAGTGACATTAAATGAAGGGCATACGCCTTTAATTTATTGCGATACAATTTCTGAAATGTTAGGTATCGAACTCTACGTCAAATATGAAGGTGCCAATCCTACAGGTTCATTTAAAGATAGAGGTATGGTGATGGCAGTCACTAAAGCTAAGGAACAAGGGCGTAAAATTGTGATTTGCGCATCAACAGGCAATACATCTGCTTCGGCAGCTGCTTATGCTGCAAGAGCAGGTTTAAAAGCGATTGTAGTTATTCCGGAAGGTAAAATCGCATTGGGTAAATTATCACAAGCTGTGATGTATGGTGCAGAAATTGTTTCTATTGAAGGAAATTTTGATGAAGCTTTAGAAATCGTAAAAGAAGTAGCGCAAGACGGTGAAATTGAATTAGTAAACTCTGTCAATCCATACCGAATTGAAGGTCAAAAAACAGGTGCATTTGAAATTGTCGACCAACTTGATGGACAAGCACCCGATGTTTTAGCGATACCAGTCGGTAATGCAGGCAATATTACTGCATATTGGAAAGGATTTAAAACTTATCATGATGCAAATCAATCTGGATTACCACAGATGTTTGGCTTTCAAGCAGAAGGCGCTTCGCCAATTGTGCAAAACAAAGTCGTGAAAAATCCAGAGACTATCGCAACGGCGATTCGTATTGGTAATCCTGCAAGTTGGGAGAAAGCAGTACAGGCTATTGATGAGTCACAAGGACTTATTGATGCTGTCACAGATGAAGAAATTTTAGAAGCTTATCAATTGATGACGTCTAAAGAAGGTATTTTTAGTGAGCCAGCAAGTAATGCGTCTATTGCAGGTCTGATTAAATTACATCGTCAAGGTCGACTCAAACCAGGACAACGTGTTGTTGCGGTATTAACAGGAAATGGTTTAAAAGATCCAGACACTGCGATTGGTTTATTAGAGAATCCAATTCAAGCATTACCAAATAATAAGGAAAGTATTATTCAATATATTAAGGATGCGTTACAATGA
- a CDS encoding homoserine dehydrogenase, with protein sequence MKQLNVALLGLGTVGSGVVKIIEENHQQIKDTIQKDIHIKHILVRDTSKKRPLNISRYHLTEDINDILNDNDVDIIIEVMGGIEPTVDWLKAALTQKKHVITANKDLLAVHLRVLEDLAQENAVALKYEASVAGGIPIVNAINNGLNANNISKFMGVFNGTSNFILTKMTEEGTPYEDALKEAQDLGFAEADPTDDVEGIDAARKVVITSYLSFNQVINLKDVETEGISGVTTHDIDAAKALGYKIKLIGKGAYVSGKVEASVKPTLIAHSHQLAAVENEYNAIYVIGDAVGETMFYGKGAGSLATGSAVVSDLLNVALQFESDLHTLPPHFELKTDKTKEMMDDGETVTIKEKESYYLVVNTPEVSQKQVEATLKSKLPFHKSLQIEPLSPHSVAVVVVGVDHHPTTYVESEEGYHVQKVYPVEGV encoded by the coding sequence ATGAAACAACTCAATGTTGCGTTATTAGGATTAGGTACTGTCGGTTCAGGTGTCGTAAAAATCATTGAAGAGAACCATCAACAAATTAAAGATACAATTCAAAAAGATATCCACATCAAACATATTTTGGTCCGAGACACATCAAAAAAACGTCCATTGAACATTTCTCGATATCACTTAACCGAGGACATCAATGACATTTTAAATGACAATGATGTTGATATTATTATTGAAGTGATGGGTGGGATTGAGCCGACTGTGGACTGGTTAAAAGCAGCATTGACTCAAAAGAAACATGTCATTACGGCGAATAAAGATTTGTTGGCTGTTCACTTACGTGTTTTAGAAGACCTAGCACAAGAAAATGCAGTGGCGCTTAAATATGAAGCGAGTGTAGCTGGGGGTATACCGATTGTCAATGCAATAAACAATGGATTGAATGCGAATAATATCAGTAAATTCATGGGTGTCTTTAATGGTACTTCGAATTTTATTTTGACTAAAATGACAGAAGAAGGCACACCTTACGAAGATGCTTTAAAAGAAGCACAAGATTTAGGATTTGCAGAAGCCGATCCAACAGATGATGTTGAAGGTATCGATGCAGCGCGTAAAGTCGTTATTACTTCCTATTTATCATTTAACCAAGTAATTAATTTAAAAGATGTTGAAACAGAAGGGATTAGTGGTGTAACGACCCACGATATAGATGCAGCAAAAGCATTAGGATACAAGATTAAACTTATCGGTAAGGGTGCCTATGTCAGCGGTAAAGTGGAAGCATCCGTGAAACCGACTTTAATTGCGCATTCACACCAACTTGCAGCGGTTGAAAATGAATACAATGCGATATATGTTATCGGAGACGCTGTAGGAGAAACTATGTTTTATGGGAAAGGTGCCGGCAGTTTAGCGACAGGCTCAGCAGTCGTGAGTGACTTATTAAATGTTGCACTCCAATTTGAGTCTGATCTTCATACATTACCACCGCATTTTGAATTAAAAACCGATAAAACAAAAGAAATGATGGATGATGGCGAAACAGTAACGATAAAAGAAAAGGAAAGTTATTATTTAGTGGTTAATACACCTGAAGTTTCACAAAAACAAGTCGAAGCGACATTGAAAAGCAAGCTACCTTTTCATAAGTCTCTTCAAATTGAACCGTTATCGCCTCATAGTGTAGCAGTGGTTGTTGTAGGTGTTGATCATCATCCAACAACTTACGTCGAATCAGAAGAAGGCTATCACGTACAAAAAGTATATCCAGTTGAAGGAGTTTGA
- a CDS encoding aspartate kinase, protein MKVSKFGGSSVASAEQIKKVLNIVNSDNDRRIVVVSAPGKRNDDDIKTTDLLIRLYEKVVNGLDYIHKKEEILTRFQDIIDGLSLKTDVLNEIDQTLEHHISTLKDQPARLLDALKSSGENFNAQIIAAYNNEQGIPTTYLSPKEAGIIVTDDPGNAQILESSYDQINQLQSYDKKIIIPGFFGYSETNHIVTFPRGGSDITGAIVARGVKADLYENFTDVSGIYRANPKVISKPEIISEITYREMRELSYAGFSVFHDEALQPLYRYRIPVVIKNTNRPDDPGTYIVHDREIDRKNVVTGISCDKNFTSINIKKYLMNRQVGFTVNILDILAKHHISFDHMPSGIDNISIIMRSAQLAGKEQKVLEEIRQRCEIDELSVENDLAILMVVGEGMSAAVGTANKITDALAQANINLKMINQGSSEISMMFGISTKDADDAVKACYQHCYLK, encoded by the coding sequence ATGAAAGTATCAAAATTTGGGGGGAGTTCAGTAGCGTCTGCTGAACAAATCAAAAAAGTTTTAAACATTGTAAACAGTGACAATGATAGACGCATCGTTGTTGTTTCTGCACCTGGTAAACGAAATGATGATGATATCAAGACAACCGATCTTCTCATTAGGTTGTATGAAAAAGTAGTTAATGGGCTGGATTATATACATAAAAAAGAAGAAATATTAACACGTTTTCAAGATATTATTGATGGGCTCTCACTGAAAACAGATGTCCTAAACGAAATCGATCAAACATTAGAACACCATATTTCTACATTAAAAGATCAGCCTGCACGTTTATTAGATGCGCTGAAATCTTCAGGAGAAAATTTTAATGCTCAAATTATTGCTGCATATAATAATGAACAAGGGATTCCAACGACGTATTTGTCACCGAAAGAAGCGGGTATTATTGTGACAGATGATCCGGGTAATGCTCAAATTCTCGAATCAAGTTACGACCAAATCAACCAACTTCAAAGCTACGATAAAAAAATCATTATCCCTGGCTTTTTTGGCTATTCTGAAACAAATCATATTGTGACATTCCCTCGTGGCGGCTCAGATATTACTGGTGCCATTGTAGCTCGAGGTGTTAAAGCTGATTTGTATGAAAACTTCACAGATGTTTCAGGGATTTATCGGGCAAATCCAAAAGTGATTTCTAAACCAGAAATTATTAGCGAAATTACTTATCGTGAAATGCGTGAGTTATCTTACGCTGGATTTAGTGTCTTTCATGATGAAGCATTACAACCTCTTTATCGTTACCGTATACCTGTTGTTATTAAAAATACAAATCGACCTGATGATCCGGGGACTTATATTGTACATGATCGAGAAATTGATCGAAAAAATGTCGTAACCGGTATCAGTTGTGATAAAAACTTTACGAGCATTAACATTAAAAAGTATTTAATGAACAGACAAGTGGGCTTCACCGTGAATATTCTTGATATTTTGGCTAAACATCATATTTCATTTGACCACATGCCGTCTGGAATCGATAATATTAGTATTATCATGCGCTCAGCACAACTCGCTGGAAAAGAACAAAAAGTATTAGAAGAAATCCGTCAACGCTGCGAAATTGACGAATTAAGTGTTGAAAATGATTTGGCTATTTTAATGGTTGTCGGTGAAGGAATGAGTGCAGCGGTAGGCACAGCAAATAAAATTACTGACGCACTCGCACAGGCCAATATCAACTTAAAAATGATTAATCAAGGTTCATCTGAAATCTCAATGATGTTTGGTATATCTACTAAAGATGCCGACGACGCAGTCAAAGCGTGCTACCAACATTGTTATCTAAAATAA
- a CDS encoding transcriptional regulator, SarA/Rot family yields MNNHFKMETEAIFFYESNRKKIISELKKQHGLKLNDILFLYHLKTTNSRRISLHKVKQSIDFSLMEIHKSLTALTEKDIIGKERSTEDERKVFITIDDKQAKTMNQLLDDFNQIQKEVLQ; encoded by the coding sequence ATGAATAACCATTTTAAAATGGAAACTGAAGCTATCTTCTTTTATGAATCAAATAGAAAGAAAATTATCAGTGAATTAAAAAAGCAACATGGTCTCAAGTTGAATGACATCTTGTTTTTATATCACTTAAAAACGACAAATAGCCGCCGTATTTCTTTGCACAAAGTCAAACAATCGATTGACTTCAGTTTAATGGAGATACATAAATCTTTAACGGCGTTGACTGAAAAAGACATCATTGGTAAAGAACGTTCTACAGAAGATGAAAGAAAAGTGTTTATTACTATTGATGACAAACAAGCTAAGACGATGAATCAATTATTAGATGATTTTAACCAAATCCAAAAAGAAGTGCTTCAATAG
- the cas2 gene encoding CRISPR-associated endonuclease Cas2, translating to MSYRFMRVMIMFDLPVETKKQRRIYSKFRKRLLENGFLMMQYSIYIKSVANKDAADFSVLQIKQFLPQDGHVRSLIITEKQYEKMQILLGKEDQNIALLGDNRTIIF from the coding sequence ATGAGCTATAGGTTTATGAGAGTAATGATTATGTTTGACTTACCAGTTGAGACGAAAAAACAGAGGCGAATTTATAGTAAATTTAGAAAAAGGTTACTTGAAAATGGTTTTTTGATGATGCAATATTCAATTTATATTAAAAGTGTTGCCAATAAAGATGCTGCAGATTTTTCAGTTTTACAAATAAAACAATTCTTACCTCAAGACGGTCATGTAAGATCTTTAATTATAACCGAGAAACAATATGAAAAAATGCAAATTTTGTTAGGTAAGGAAGATCAAAATATAGCTTTACTCGGTGATAATCGAACAATAATATTTTAA
- the cas1 gene encoding type II CRISPR-associated endonuclease Cas1 — translation MQELRDVVQLKDEHNIEGQAAKYYFNSFFEDFKRDDDNSLENAVLNYGYTILNAAIARTIVAKGLIPALGIHHIGGRNHFNLASDFIEPFRPLVDLFLLKHPPEDFLTKAYRLKLVNLLHARVLIDGKMQTVIRAIEIMIQSIIDYFREGQKQLLKFPDIKQFTFYEL, via the coding sequence ATGCAAGAATTGAGAGATGTCGTTCAATTAAAAGATGAACACAATATTGAAGGACAAGCTGCAAAATATTATTTTAATAGCTTTTTTGAAGATTTTAAACGTGATGATGACAATTCATTAGAGAATGCAGTTCTTAATTATGGATACACGATTCTGAATGCAGCTATTGCAAGAACTATCGTAGCAAAAGGGCTCATTCCCGCGTTAGGTATTCACCATATAGGTGGTAGAAATCATTTTAATCTCGCATCAGACTTTATTGAACCCTTTAGACCTTTAGTAGATTTATTTTTACTCAAACATCCGCCAGAAGATTTTTTGACAAAAGCATATAGATTAAAGCTTGTGAATTTGTTACATGCGAGGGTGCTTATAGACGGTAAGATGCAAACAGTTATACGCGCTATTGAAATCATGATTCAGTCTATCATTGATTATTTTAGAGAAGGTCAAAAACAATTGCTTAAATTTCCAGATATTAAGCAATTTACTTTCTATGAGCTATAG
- a CDS encoding IS110 family transposase codes for MNYLGVDISKRSSVVAHYHNDQFQREFTIQNNKNGYNYLLKYLNDLDHLQIIFESTGIYSRGMTRFCRVNQINYIEMNPLEAKFRTSSLRSWKTDQADAHKLALLAFNMKDAKIQRHTEEIYFELRERARFHLEMENDQNKLKVELVEVLHQTFPGLEKLFKNRYSKIALNIAKVFPHPNCVFALTHDELTHTILNSTAKGMSIKKAQKYTNDLISIAQNSFPTVKQSSFLVEKLRHLCDKLLKSMHEKDLFDKEMIKLAKTTDAFENIVSIPGLGELTTALLIGELGDITHFETNKQLNAYVGIDIKRYQSGNSMSRDTINKRGNKKARRLLFLIIMNIIRGRNRYKNHVADYYYKLRKQPNEKPHKTAVIASVNRLLKTIHYLITNNQLYDYQKAPH; via the coding sequence ATCAATTACTTAGGTGTTGATATTAGTAAAAGAAGTAGTGTCGTAGCTCATTATCATAACGATCAATTTCAAAGAGAATTTACCATTCAAAATAATAAAAATGGTTATAATTATTTATTAAAGTATTTGAATGATTTAGACCACCTACAAATCATTTTTGAATCTACTGGTATTTATTCAAGAGGTATGACTCGATTTTGTCGCGTAAATCAAATTAATTATATTGAGATGAACCCGTTAGAAGCTAAATTCAGAACAAGTTCTTTAAGATCATGGAAAACCGATCAAGCTGATGCACATAAACTTGCGCTTTTGGCATTCAATATGAAGGACGCTAAAATTCAACGTCATACTGAAGAAATATATTTTGAGCTTAGAGAACGTGCAAGATTTCATTTAGAAATGGAAAATGATCAAAATAAACTAAAGGTAGAATTAGTTGAAGTGCTTCATCAAACATTTCCAGGCTTAGAAAAGTTATTTAAAAATAGGTACTCTAAGATTGCTTTAAATATAGCTAAAGTATTTCCTCATCCCAATTGTGTTTTCGCATTAACACATGACGAATTAACTCATACCATACTTAATTCAACAGCTAAAGGCATGTCCATTAAAAAAGCTCAAAAGTATACGAATGATTTGATTTCAATAGCACAAAATAGCTTCCCTACAGTTAAACAATCTTCATTTCTCGTAGAGAAATTAAGACATCTATGTGATAAATTACTTAAATCTATGCATGAAAAAGATTTGTTTGATAAAGAGATGATTAAATTAGCTAAGACAACTGATGCGTTTGAAAATATAGTTTCTATTCCTGGGTTAGGAGAATTAACCACTGCTTTACTGATTGGAGAGCTTGGAGATATAACACATTTTGAAACAAACAAACAACTCAATGCGTATGTCGGAATTGATATAAAACGTTATCAATCAGGTAATTCTATGAGCAGAGATACAATTAATAAAAGAGGTAATAAGAAAGCTAGACGTTTATTGTTTCTAATCATCATGAATATCATTAGAGGACGAAATCGTTATAAAAATCATGTTGCAGACTATTACTACAAATTAAGAAAGCAGCCAAATGAGAAACCTCATAAGACTGCAGTCATAGCTAGTGTGAATCGTTTGTTAAAAACCATTCATTATCTTATTACTAACAATCAATTATATGATTATCAAAAAGCACCACACTAA
- a CDS encoding CRISPR-associated endonuclease Cas1 has product MSWRIVYASDVTKLSLSLSSLKIAKGDREIKVPLSDIFAVVIEDLTVTVTARLLVELSDYNILVIFCNQKHLPECVLQPISGHFSQYAQMKAQLSWDELSKKELWKQILKQKILNQIRCMEHNNINILRLAVKKFMTIDFFTAIFYSCREK; this is encoded by the coding sequence ATGTCTTGGCGCATCGTCTATGCAAGTGATGTCACTAAGTTATCTTTGTCATTGAGTAGTTTGAAAATTGCTAAGGGAGATCGGGAGATTAAAGTACCTTTGAGTGATATTTTTGCGGTTGTTATTGAAGATTTGACTGTTACGGTAACAGCTAGATTATTAGTTGAATTATCTGATTATAATATTTTAGTAATTTTTTGTAACCAAAAACATTTGCCAGAATGTGTATTGCAACCTATTTCTGGTCATTTTAGTCAGTATGCACAAATGAAAGCGCAATTGTCATGGGATGAATTAAGTAAAAAAGAACTATGGAAACAAATATTGAAGCAAAAAATATTGAATCAAATTAGGTGCATGGAACATAATAATATAAACATACTAAGATTAGCTGTGAAGAAATTTATGACGATAGATTTCTTCACAGCTATTTTTTATAGTTGTAGAGAGAAGTAG